A genomic region of Dickeya solani IPO 2222 contains the following coding sequences:
- a CDS encoding GGDEF domain-containing protein, with protein sequence MHLNLALFKNGSTGLNSLNVFMVTLVGCNIGAHARLSDLDLSVFWPVNIIVAALFYRCRYLNNPWYYAVSYAAMILQDSLFYGWGLTAFTINSANIAFIVVLTQLLNWPGFLARRETDMISSLYIFAACMIAALACGIVGALAQQPWPRFPAALFRSNFLNWFSDQFYTAVLFLPLLLTLRSQIPLRFPALRLPDALPLLLLLLSICVAPLLGPVAILAFPLPALTWCAIVYPLWLIRLITLCIGSAELILTAEHVYALYGSQDPLFMHQVTIARIGIAATIFSPLMMATNARTIRLLNARLLQQASHDFLTETLSRYGFTEALTAQDQSVKSRQNSVNIMLIDIDHFKNINDSFGHDCGDEILRQVATVIKQTIPTQGLVSRIGGEEFAVVCFNHTPSAFYRLADGLRQAIQQTAFMFNQQPVPVTVSIGIAHAPTQGKHLVDTVHQLFPLADKNLYTAKREGRNRTIQ encoded by the coding sequence ATGCATCTGAATTTGGCTTTATTTAAAAACGGCAGCACCGGGTTGAATAGTCTGAACGTCTTCATGGTGACGCTGGTAGGCTGCAATATCGGTGCGCACGCCCGACTTTCCGACCTTGATCTGTCCGTATTCTGGCCGGTGAACATTATCGTCGCCGCGCTGTTTTACCGCTGCCGGTATCTGAACAATCCCTGGTATTACGCCGTATCCTACGCCGCGATGATCCTGCAAGACTCGCTGTTTTACGGCTGGGGACTGACCGCGTTTACCATCAATTCCGCCAATATCGCGTTTATTGTCGTCCTTACCCAGTTGCTCAACTGGCCCGGTTTCCTTGCTCGCCGGGAAACCGACATGATCAGTTCGCTGTATATCTTCGCCGCCTGCATGATAGCGGCACTGGCCTGCGGCATCGTCGGCGCGCTGGCGCAGCAACCCTGGCCCCGTTTTCCGGCGGCGCTGTTTCGCAGCAACTTTCTCAACTGGTTCAGCGATCAGTTCTACACCGCAGTGCTGTTTCTGCCGCTGCTGTTGACCCTGCGCAGCCAAATCCCCTTGCGTTTCCCGGCGCTGCGGCTGCCGGACGCGCTGCCGTTGTTGCTGTTGCTGCTGTCGATCTGCGTGGCCCCGTTGCTTGGCCCGGTCGCCATTCTGGCGTTTCCGTTACCGGCGCTGACCTGGTGCGCCATCGTCTATCCGTTGTGGCTGATTCGGTTGATCACGTTGTGTATCGGGTCCGCCGAGCTGATTCTGACGGCGGAACATGTTTACGCGCTGTACGGTTCGCAAGACCCGCTGTTTATGCATCAAGTCACCATCGCCCGCATCGGTATCGCCGCGACCATTTTCAGCCCGCTGATGATGGCGACCAACGCCCGCACCATCCGCCTGTTGAACGCCCGTCTGCTGCAACAGGCCAGCCATGACTTTCTAACCGAAACGCTGTCGCGCTACGGCTTTACCGAAGCGCTGACGGCACAGGACCAGAGCGTTAAATCAAGGCAGAACTCGGTCAACATCATGCTGATCGACATCGACCATTTCAAAAACATCAACGACAGCTTCGGGCACGACTGCGGCGATGAAATCTTGCGTCAAGTGGCGACGGTGATCAAACAGACCATTCCCACACAGGGGCTGGTCAGCCGCATCGGTGGAGAAGAGTTCGCCGTGGTCTGCTTCAACCACACCCCGTCAGCGTTTTATCGGCTGGCCGATGGGCTACGTCAGGCCATCCAGCAGACCGCGTTTATGTTCAACCAGCAGCCGGTGCCCGTCACCGTCAGTATCGGCATCGCGCATGCGCCGACGCAGGGCAAACATCTGGTGGACACGGTGCACCAGTTGTTTCCGCTGGCGGACAAAAATCTCTACACCGCCAAGCGCGAGGGGCGCAACCGCACTATTCAGTAG
- a CDS encoding ABC transporter permease — protein MMMSMMPKLTLNPPRPWSFAPLSAACSALLMPLLLVCGWWLTSHYDWMSEQILPSPATVADSARDFIPQELAPQLLVSLARLAIGLAGGIALGLTLGVLFGLSRTLDRLGMPLFNVLAQIPTLAWIPLLMLALGIGEALKLVVLIKAVTVPVTLCTCAGIRQTPQTLYEMARTLRLPWPTRLRRLVIPAMLPYVMTGTRLAFSQGWVSLIAVELLASSEGLGYLMVQSRQLFMLDLVLVCILVIGAFGLAGEQALQRLERRWIFWPAPVLSHESPTPHAAWHALAGWILPALLCLLWQLATDRQWVHAAFLPAPREVVTALLAGLGSGELTSALSASLSRTLAGFALGAGLGCLLGGLLGRSRVADRLLTPLLSALRSVALFAWLPLLTAWFGLEESAKVVFIALAAFFPALLASYQGVRHLPPSLLETARVLRLSARQRLRWLVLPAMLPALFSGLRLSLMHAWVGAIGAEYFISSGDGVGSMMIRAQQLFQSERVIAGVLLIALVSTLFYRLITLAERRLTAWRVH, from the coding sequence ATGATGATGTCGATGATGCCCAAACTGACGCTGAACCCGCCGCGCCCGTGGTCGTTCGCCCCGCTATCGGCGGCGTGCAGCGCACTGCTGATGCCGCTGCTGCTGGTGTGCGGCTGGTGGTTAACCAGCCATTACGACTGGATGTCGGAACAAATTCTGCCTTCCCCCGCCACGGTGGCGGACAGCGCCCGCGACTTCATTCCCCAGGAGCTGGCGCCCCAGTTGCTGGTTAGCCTTGCCCGGCTGGCGATCGGGCTGGCTGGCGGTATTGCGCTCGGTCTGACGCTCGGCGTGCTGTTCGGCCTTAGTCGCACGCTGGACCGGCTCGGCATGCCGCTGTTCAACGTGCTGGCGCAAATCCCGACGCTGGCCTGGATCCCGCTGTTGATGCTGGCGCTGGGTATCGGCGAAGCGCTGAAACTGGTGGTGCTGATCAAGGCGGTGACGGTGCCGGTCACGCTGTGTACCTGCGCCGGCATCCGCCAGACGCCGCAGACACTCTACGAGATGGCGCGCACGCTGCGCCTGCCCTGGCCGACCCGGCTGCGTCGGCTGGTGATCCCCGCCATGCTGCCGTACGTGATGACCGGCACGCGACTGGCGTTCTCGCAAGGCTGGGTGTCGTTGATCGCGGTGGAATTGCTGGCGTCCAGCGAAGGGCTGGGTTACCTGATGGTGCAAAGCCGCCAGCTGTTTATGCTGGATCTGGTGTTGGTGTGCATTCTGGTGATTGGCGCGTTCGGTCTGGCGGGCGAGCAGGCGCTGCAACGGCTGGAACGGCGCTGGATTTTCTGGCCCGCGCCGGTGCTGAGTCACGAAAGCCCGACGCCGCACGCCGCCTGGCACGCGCTGGCGGGCTGGATCCTGCCCGCGCTATTGTGCCTGCTCTGGCAACTTGCCACGGATCGGCAATGGGTGCATGCCGCGTTTCTGCCTGCGCCTCGTGAGGTGGTGACCGCCCTGCTGGCCGGATTGGGCAGCGGGGAACTGACCTCCGCGCTGAGCGCCAGCCTGTCCCGCACGCTGGCGGGGTTCGCGCTGGGAGCCGGTCTGGGTTGCCTGCTGGGCGGCCTGCTGGGTCGCAGCCGTGTGGCCGATCGTCTGCTGACGCCGCTGCTCTCCGCCCTGCGCAGCGTCGCGCTGTTCGCCTGGTTGCCGCTGCTCACCGCCTGGTTCGGGCTGGAAGAGAGCGCCAAAGTGGTGTTCATCGCGCTGGCGGCGTTTTTCCCGGCGCTGCTGGCTAGCTATCAGGGCGTTCGCCATCTGCCGCCGTCGCTGCTGGAAACCGCGCGCGTGTTGCGCCTCAGCGCACGACAGCGGCTGCGGTGGCTGGTGCTGCCTGCGATGCTGCCTGCGCTATTTTCCGGGCTACGGTTGTCGCTGATGCACGCCTGGGTCGGCGCCATCGGCGCGGAATACTTCATCTCCTCCGGCGACGGCGTTGGCAGCATGATGATCCGCGCCCAACAACTGTTCCAGTCGGAACGGGTGATCGCCGGCGTGCTGCTGATAGCCTTGGTCAGCACGCTGTTTTATCGGCTCATCACGCTGGCGGAACGGCGTCTGACCGCCTGGCGCGTCCACTGA
- a CDS encoding ExbD/TolR family protein — protein MAFASRDNDEVMSEMNITPLVDVMLVLLVVFIVTAPMLTNSIPIRLPKTAAVAPADSPRPLVISLDASQQLFIDKEALPREALTARLQQAKAANPELVVQVQAEDAANYGAVAALLVDLEQAGITRLSLLTRK, from the coding sequence ATGGCGTTTGCTTCCCGCGACAATGACGAGGTGATGAGCGAAATGAACATCACCCCGCTGGTGGACGTGATGCTGGTGCTGCTGGTGGTGTTTATCGTCACCGCGCCGATGCTGACCAACAGTATCCCGATTCGCCTGCCCAAAACGGCGGCGGTGGCGCCGGCCGATTCGCCGCGTCCGCTGGTGATCAGCCTTGATGCGTCGCAGCAGTTGTTTATCGACAAAGAAGCCCTGCCCCGCGAGGCGCTAACGGCGCGCCTGCAACAGGCTAAAGCGGCCAATCCGGAGCTGGTGGTGCAGGTGCAGGCGGAAGACGCCGCTAATTATGGCGCGGTGGCCGCGCTGCTGGTCGATCTGGAACAAGCGGGCATCACCCGTTTGTCGCTGCTAACCCGTAAGTGA
- a CDS encoding MotA/TolQ/ExbB proton channel family protein: MTLEHITLLSPEGGVILLLLFFSLVTWSIGLLKLAQYARQRRRNQQFRQLFWQQENIDAALRDVAHPGALANLARATQLTLERVKDRITPTAHLQDRVERALQQQIQRERRSLENGLALLASIGTTSPFIGLFGTVWGIMAALQTIGQSGSASLDTVAGPIGNALIATGIGIAVAVPAVLIYNYFLRQLKLEVADMDDFAHDIYSVAQAQEFHLATEQPAAPYAVQTIREVV, encoded by the coding sequence ATGACGCTCGAACATATCACTCTGCTGTCCCCGGAAGGGGGCGTAATCCTGTTGTTGCTGTTTTTCTCGCTCGTCACCTGGTCCATCGGGCTGCTCAAGCTGGCGCAGTACGCCCGCCAGCGGCGGCGTAATCAGCAGTTCCGCCAACTGTTCTGGCAGCAGGAAAACATCGACGCGGCGCTGCGCGATGTCGCCCATCCCGGCGCGCTGGCGAACCTGGCGCGCGCCACACAGCTGACGCTGGAACGGGTGAAAGACCGCATCACGCCGACCGCGCATCTGCAAGACCGGGTAGAACGGGCGTTGCAGCAGCAAATCCAGCGCGAGCGCCGCTCGCTGGAAAACGGCCTGGCGTTGCTGGCCAGCATCGGCACCACGTCGCCGTTCATCGGCCTGTTTGGCACCGTGTGGGGCATCATGGCGGCGTTGCAGACGATCGGCCAATCGGGCTCCGCCAGCCTGGACACCGTCGCCGGTCCTATCGGCAATGCGTTGATCGCCACCGGCATCGGCATCGCGGTGGCCGTGCCCGCGGTGCTGATTTACAACTATTTTCTGCGCCAACTGAAGCTGGAAGTGGCCGACATGGACGACTTTGCCCATGACATTTATAGCGTGGCGCAGGCGCAGGAGTTCCACCTTGCCACCGAGCAACCGGCCGCGCCGTATGCGGTGCAGACGATCCGGGAGGTGGTGTAA
- a CDS encoding energy transducer TonB, whose amino-acid sequence MTHPLYAGAASVNWPDTSGSGASTRPAAARAIAPVWPAALSGRRSETWLTLTLALVLHAAVLAPLALRPSSPTLVPPRPLPVIIEFAAAPAEATPAEVIPSEAIPSEAIPSQTMPPEPPPAVEPPVDEQALTPPQPTRVHETAQVKMPKPVKPIAKKPATPRQPVAPQTTPVNTAATAPAAPPTAAAPVTPPSASAAYLRNPPPAYPDVAINRGWEGTVLLNVQVRPDGKVQTIRLQRSSGYPTLDDAAREAVQHWSFVPARRGDQPESGWVVVPVDFTLNS is encoded by the coding sequence ATGACTCATCCCCTGTACGCCGGGGCTGCCAGCGTCAACTGGCCGGACACATCGGGCAGCGGCGCGTCTACCCGACCGGCTGCCGCACGCGCTATTGCGCCGGTCTGGCCGGCCGCCTTGTCCGGGCGACGGTCGGAAACCTGGCTCACCCTCACGCTGGCGCTGGTGCTGCACGCCGCAGTACTGGCGCCGCTGGCGCTGCGTCCGTCGTCGCCGACGCTGGTGCCGCCGCGCCCGTTGCCGGTAATCATCGAATTCGCCGCCGCACCGGCTGAGGCTACGCCGGCTGAAGTAATACCGTCCGAAGCAATACCATCCGAAGCAATACCGTCCCAAACCATGCCGCCGGAACCGCCGCCTGCTGTCGAACCGCCGGTGGATGAGCAGGCGCTGACGCCGCCGCAACCAACGCGCGTCCATGAAACCGCGCAGGTGAAGATGCCCAAACCGGTCAAACCGATAGCGAAAAAACCGGCGACGCCGCGCCAGCCGGTAGCGCCTCAGACTACGCCGGTCAATACCGCTGCGACCGCCCCCGCCGCACCGCCGACGGCAGCCGCACCGGTGACGCCGCCTTCCGCCAGCGCCGCCTATCTGCGCAACCCACCACCCGCTTACCCGGATGTGGCGATTAACCGCGGCTGGGAAGGCACGGTGTTGCTCAATGTCCAGGTGCGGCCTGACGGCAAAGTGCAAACCATTCGTCTGCAACGCTCCAGCGGATACCCAACGTTGGACGACGCCGCCCGCGAGGCGGTACAGCACTGGTCGTTCGTACCGGCCCGCCGGGGCGACCAGCCGGAAAGCGGCTGGGTCGTGGTTCCTGTCGATTTCACCCTGAACTCATAG
- a CDS encoding ABC transporter substrate-binding protein has product MKQMGKHWLLSGLLALTALWHVGAQATSATEIRIAVSDIGAGSQPSGGGLVDLIFSQKRLEREFARDGISVRWLFIKGAGPVINEGFANHQIDMAYLGDLASIIGRSRGLDSVVIGAAARGVNHYLAVSRGSPIHRLEDLKGKRVGLFRGTAAELSFVTALRSRGLSESDMKIINLDFAAASAALAAGQIDATWGGSNALALRDKGLADIAVSTRDLQGAGQLTGLILVDGNFARQNQDVLARIIKMQKEASTWASQPANRDNYIQLLATQSGYPEKFLREDLDGMPPLSQLLSPELDPAFVAILKQSVALAYEAKLIRKSFSVEEWLDSQFLKHQR; this is encoded by the coding sequence ATGAAGCAAATGGGAAAACACTGGCTACTGTCCGGCCTGCTGGCCTTAACGGCGTTGTGGCACGTGGGAGCACAGGCGACCAGCGCTACCGAGATTCGTATTGCGGTGTCGGATATCGGCGCCGGTTCTCAACCGAGCGGCGGCGGGCTGGTTGATCTGATTTTCAGTCAGAAACGGCTGGAACGGGAGTTCGCCCGCGACGGCATTAGCGTTCGCTGGCTGTTTATCAAAGGCGCCGGACCGGTGATTAACGAAGGCTTCGCCAACCATCAGATCGATATGGCGTATCTGGGCGATTTGGCCAGCATCATCGGCCGTTCGCGTGGGTTGGACTCGGTGGTGATTGGCGCGGCGGCGCGCGGGGTTAATCATTATCTGGCGGTGTCCCGCGGTTCGCCGATCCACCGGCTGGAGGATTTGAAAGGCAAGCGGGTGGGGCTGTTTCGCGGCACCGCGGCGGAACTGTCGTTCGTCACCGCGCTGCGCTCCCGCGGGCTGAGCGAGTCCGACATGAAAATCATTAATCTGGACTTCGCGGCCGCCAGCGCCGCGTTGGCCGCCGGTCAGATTGACGCCACCTGGGGCGGCAGCAACGCGCTGGCGCTGCGCGATAAAGGGCTGGCGGATATCGCGGTATCAACCCGTGATTTGCAGGGGGCGGGCCAGTTAACCGGGCTGATCCTGGTCGACGGCAATTTCGCCCGCCAGAATCAGGATGTGTTGGCGCGTATTATCAAGATGCAGAAAGAGGCCTCCACGTGGGCCAGCCAACCTGCCAATCGGGATAATTATATTCAGCTGCTGGCGACGCAATCCGGTTATCCGGAAAAATTTCTGCGCGAAGATTTGGACGGTATGCCGCCGTTATCCCAATTATTATCGCCGGAGTTGGACCCCGCGTTTGTCGCTATTCTCAAACAGTCCGTTGCGCTGGCGTATGAGGCGAAATTAATCCGTAAATCCTTTTCGGTGGAGGAATGGCTTGATAGCCAATTTTTAAAACATCAGCGCTGA
- a CDS encoding TonB-dependent receptor: MGNKKTIFWRYPVVIGSVLAMQGLAQAADTPTTAANAAATPDAATRAEATAAPAQAVRLKRVQVNAQRRQAQQQTSLASVVDGKELEQDRLYRFEDLSQAVTGVDIAATDALDTRVTIRGIGDGGGSEINIGMPSSVGLFLDGVYLSRPGMLSNDLLDIDAVSVLKGPQGTLYGFNTTGGAVDIRSRRPTFKPEVSLEQSFGQRGYVQSKLMASGALSDNWAGRINLSHTEKGGYVYNVQNGHQLGGSNSNGVRGQLLYQPDDGFSLRIIGDYSEATSYPVMSLVDSYPVGGVDQFRTRAAAVGARVVDGRQVALDDETKNRVAQGGGSVEANWRLRNGYTLNSLSSLRYFRFLPGSADGLSIPLYQDSGADARDRTWGQRFWVDSPKGGLADYSFGVDYWGENLDTFAHDHYYNNARVTRWYGNTSNTGKFVQRFGSLEDTVYSAFARSTWHLGDRFDLTTGVRETYEKKTGTFRRINKNDFDSGDLSQSYHLPSATVSLNWYATPNVTPYLTLAYGEKAGGLNISSGAAKQAGVDSLYIKPEKTRAVELGVKTHWLQRRVEWNTALFWNEVSEFQTTAYDEETLSSYLVNAGKFRSRGVESQLALRPVDGLTVSLNGTLLDASYLDFKNARCPPEVTLAANPPASCDLSGERVFSSPKLTYNARIRYEWQAFNNLQAFVAGRWAWRSWAYGTVDNSDFTRIPAYGVLNLSTGVSGKQDGHAWRATLWLNNALDKTYYRTVKSGDYGSAYGVLGEPRTLGITLGYDF; this comes from the coding sequence ATGGGTAATAAAAAAACGATTTTCTGGCGATACCCGGTAGTGATTGGCAGCGTGCTGGCGATGCAAGGGCTGGCGCAGGCGGCCGATACGCCGACGACAGCGGCCAACGCCGCGGCGACGCCGGATGCCGCGACACGTGCTGAGGCCACGGCAGCCCCCGCGCAGGCGGTACGGCTCAAGCGGGTACAGGTTAACGCGCAGCGTCGGCAAGCGCAGCAGCAAACCAGCCTGGCGTCGGTGGTGGACGGTAAGGAACTGGAGCAGGATCGACTCTACCGCTTTGAAGACCTGTCGCAGGCGGTCACCGGTGTGGATATCGCTGCAACGGATGCGCTGGATACCCGGGTGACCATTCGCGGCATCGGCGACGGCGGCGGCAGCGAAATCAACATCGGCATGCCAAGCAGCGTCGGGTTGTTTCTGGACGGTGTCTACCTGTCTCGCCCCGGCATGTTGTCCAACGACCTGCTGGATATCGATGCGGTCAGCGTGCTGAAGGGGCCGCAGGGTACGCTGTACGGCTTTAACACCACCGGCGGGGCGGTGGATATCCGCAGCCGCAGGCCGACGTTCAAACCGGAAGTGTCGCTGGAGCAGTCGTTCGGCCAGCGCGGCTACGTTCAGTCCAAACTGATGGCGTCCGGCGCGCTCAGCGACAACTGGGCCGGGCGCATCAACCTGTCGCACACCGAAAAGGGCGGCTACGTCTACAACGTACAAAACGGCCACCAACTGGGCGGCAGCAACAGTAACGGCGTGCGCGGTCAGTTGCTGTACCAGCCGGATGATGGCTTTAGTCTGCGTATCATCGGCGATTACAGCGAAGCGACCAGCTACCCGGTGATGTCGCTGGTGGACAGCTACCCGGTCGGCGGCGTGGATCAGTTCCGGACCCGCGCGGCGGCGGTCGGGGCGCGAGTGGTGGACGGCCGTCAGGTGGCGCTGGACGACGAAACCAAAAACCGCGTCGCGCAGGGTGGCGGCTCGGTGGAAGCCAACTGGCGGCTGCGCAACGGCTATACCCTCAATTCGTTGTCATCGCTGCGTTATTTCCGCTTTCTGCCAGGTAGCGCCGATGGACTGAGCATTCCGCTGTATCAGGACAGCGGCGCGGACGCCCGCGACCGCACCTGGGGGCAGCGCTTCTGGGTGGATTCGCCCAAAGGCGGCCTGGCGGATTATTCGTTCGGGGTGGATTATTGGGGCGAGAATCTGGATACCTTCGCGCATGACCATTACTACAACAACGCGCGCGTCACCCGCTGGTATGGCAACACCAGCAACACCGGCAAATTCGTACAACGCTTCGGTTCGCTGGAAGATACGGTGTATTCGGCTTTTGCCCGCAGCACCTGGCATCTGGGCGACCGGTTCGACCTGACCACCGGCGTGCGGGAAACCTACGAGAAGAAAACCGGCACCTTCCGCCGCATCAACAAAAACGATTTCGACTCCGGCGATCTGTCGCAGAGTTATCACCTGCCGTCTGCCACCGTCAGCCTTAACTGGTACGCCACGCCCAATGTGACGCCGTACCTGACGCTGGCCTACGGCGAAAAGGCCGGCGGCCTCAACATCTCTTCCGGGGCGGCGAAGCAGGCGGGCGTCGATAGCCTGTATATCAAGCCGGAGAAAACCCGCGCCGTGGAGCTGGGGGTGAAAACCCACTGGCTGCAACGCCGGGTGGAGTGGAACACTGCGCTGTTCTGGAATGAAGTCAGCGAGTTTCAGACCACCGCCTACGACGAAGAAACGCTGAGTAGCTATCTGGTGAACGCCGGTAAATTCCGCTCGCGCGGCGTGGAATCGCAACTGGCGCTACGTCCGGTCGATGGGCTGACGGTGAGCCTTAATGGCACCTTGCTGGACGCCAGCTATCTGGATTTCAAGAACGCCAGGTGCCCGCCGGAAGTGACGCTGGCGGCTAACCCGCCCGCCTCCTGCGATCTCAGCGGCGAGCGGGTATTCAGTTCGCCGAAGCTGACCTACAACGCCCGCATCCGCTATGAGTGGCAAGCCTTCAATAACCTCCAGGCGTTTGTGGCCGGTCGCTGGGCCTGGCGCAGTTGGGCCTACGGCACGGTGGATAACTCCGACTTTACCCGCATTCCGGCCTACGGCGTGCTCAACCTGTCCACCGGGGTGAGCGGCAAACAGGACGGGCATGCCTGGCGCGCCACCCTGTGGCTGAATAACGCGCTGGATAAGACTTACTACCGCACCGTCAAGTCGGGCGATTACGGGTCGGCGTATGGCGTGCTGGGCGAACCGCGCACGCTGGGGATCACGCTGGGTTATGACTTCTAA